A genomic region of Janthinobacterium lividum contains the following coding sequences:
- the leuS gene encoding leucine--tRNA ligase, translating into MQDKYSPADVEQAAQSHWKAIDAYKAVEHDPRFPKGKYFACSMLPYPSGKLHMGHVRNYTINDVMYRYLRMNGYNVLMPMGWDAFGMPAENAAMANNVPPAQWTYSNIAHMKQQMESMGLAIDWSREMTACKPEYYKWNQWMFLKMLEKGIIYKKTGTVNWDPIDQTVLANEQVVDGRGWRSGALIEKREIPMYYARITDYAEELLAYVDDKLPGWPERVRTMQTNWIGKSTGVRFAFPHEIKDANGALIGDGKLYVFTTRPDTVMGVTFCAVAAEHPLAIHAAQSNPALAAFNAECKLGSVIEADMATMEKKGMPTGLFVTHPLTGAQVEVWVGNYVLITYGDGAVMGVPAHDERDFGFAKKYDLPIKQVIEVKGQEFSTDAWQESYGSKDGVCVASGKYDGLHFASAVDAVAADLAELGLGEKKTTFRLRDWGISRQRYWGTPIPMIHCADCGVVPVPEKDLPVVLPEDCVPDGTGNPLNKYEAFLKCDCPQCGKPARRETDTMDTFVDSSWYYMRYTSPGSNDAMVDARNDYWMPMDQYIGGIEHAVMHLLYARFWTKIMRDFGLVKFDEPFVNLLTQGMVLNETYFRKDAVGKTTWFNPDDVRLSLDDKGRPQSAVLVADGQPVEIGGTEKMSKSKNNGIDPQAQIEQYGADTARLFTMFASPPEQTLEWSGSGVEGANRFLRRVWNFGYAQSATIQAALAGGAAPATGDAQKNLRRELHKLLQQADYDLKRIQYNTVVSACMKMLNTLESAKLDDSAQSKALIAEGFSIFLRLLNPVAPHITHVLWQELGYAGVHGDLLNVAWPQVDPQALEQSEIEMMIQVNGKLRGSITVSKDADKASIEAAALACESVQKYVETTPKKIIVVPGKLISIVV; encoded by the coding sequence ATGCAAGATAAATATAGTCCCGCCGACGTCGAACAAGCCGCCCAATCGCACTGGAAGGCGATCGACGCCTATAAAGCCGTCGAACACGACCCGCGTTTCCCAAAAGGCAAGTATTTTGCCTGCTCGATGCTGCCTTACCCTTCGGGCAAGCTGCACATGGGTCACGTGCGCAACTATACGATCAATGACGTGATGTACCGCTACCTGCGCATGAATGGCTACAACGTGCTCATGCCGATGGGCTGGGATGCCTTCGGCATGCCAGCGGAAAACGCGGCCATGGCCAACAACGTGCCGCCCGCGCAATGGACGTATTCGAACATCGCCCACATGAAGCAGCAGATGGAATCGATGGGCCTGGCCATCGACTGGTCGCGCGAAATGACTGCCTGCAAGCCCGAATACTACAAATGGAACCAGTGGATGTTCCTCAAGATGCTGGAAAAAGGCATCATCTACAAGAAGACCGGTACCGTGAACTGGGATCCGATCGATCAGACCGTGCTGGCCAACGAGCAAGTTGTCGACGGCCGCGGCTGGCGTTCGGGCGCGCTGATCGAAAAGCGCGAAATCCCCATGTACTACGCGCGCATCACCGATTATGCGGAAGAATTGCTGGCCTATGTGGATGACAAGCTGCCGGGCTGGCCCGAGCGCGTGCGCACCATGCAGACCAACTGGATCGGCAAGTCGACGGGCGTGCGCTTCGCCTTCCCGCATGAGATCAAGGACGCGAATGGCGCCCTGATCGGCGACGGCAAGCTGTATGTGTTTACCACGCGTCCGGACACCGTCATGGGCGTGACCTTCTGCGCCGTGGCCGCCGAGCACCCGCTGGCCATCCACGCCGCGCAAAGCAATCCTGCGCTGGCCGCCTTCAACGCCGAATGCAAGCTCGGTTCCGTGATTGAAGCGGATATGGCAACGATGGAGAAGAAGGGCATGCCGACCGGCCTGTTCGTCACCCATCCGCTGACGGGCGCGCAGGTGGAAGTGTGGGTCGGCAACTACGTGCTGATCACCTACGGCGATGGCGCCGTGATGGGCGTGCCGGCGCACGACGAGCGCGATTTCGGCTTTGCCAAGAAATACGACCTGCCGATCAAGCAAGTCATCGAAGTCAAGGGCCAGGAATTTTCGACGGACGCGTGGCAGGAATCGTATGGCAGCAAGGATGGCGTCTGCGTCGCTTCCGGCAAATACGACGGCCTGCATTTCGCGTCCGCCGTCGATGCGGTGGCCGCCGACCTGGCCGAACTGGGCCTGGGCGAAAAGAAAACCACGTTCCGCCTGCGCGACTGGGGCATCTCGCGCCAGCGCTACTGGGGCACGCCGATCCCGATGATCCATTGCGCCGATTGCGGCGTGGTGCCGGTGCCGGAAAAAGACCTGCCGGTGGTGCTGCCGGAAGACTGCGTGCCGGACGGCACGGGCAACCCGCTGAACAAATACGAAGCTTTCCTCAAGTGCGACTGCCCGCAGTGCGGCAAGCCGGCGCGCCGCGAGACGGACACCATGGATACCTTCGTCGATTCGTCGTGGTACTACATGCGCTATACCTCGCCAGGCAGCAATGATGCCATGGTCGACGCGCGCAACGATTACTGGATGCCGATGGACCAGTACATCGGTGGCATCGAACACGCCGTGATGCACTTGCTGTACGCGCGCTTCTGGACCAAGATCATGCGCGACTTCGGCCTGGTCAAGTTCGACGAGCCGTTCGTCAACCTGCTGACGCAGGGCATGGTGCTCAACGAAACCTACTTCCGCAAGGACGCGGTGGGCAAGACTACCTGGTTCAACCCGGACGACGTGCGCCTGTCGCTGGACGACAAGGGCCGTCCGCAAAGCGCCGTCCTGGTGGCCGACGGCCAGCCGGTGGAAATCGGCGGCACGGAAAAAATGTCGAAGTCGAAGAACAACGGCATCGACCCGCAAGCGCAGATCGAGCAGTACGGCGCCGACACGGCCCGCCTGTTCACCATGTTCGCCTCGCCGCCGGAACAGACGCTGGAATGGTCGGGCAGCGGTGTCGAAGGCGCGAACCGCTTCCTGCGCCGCGTGTGGAACTTCGGCTACGCCCAGTCGGCCACGATCCAGGCCGCACTGGCTGGCGGCGCCGCACCTGCCACGGGCGACGCGCAGAAAAACCTGCGCCGCGAATTGCACAAGCTGCTGCAGCAAGCCGATTACGACTTGAAGCGCATCCAGTACAACACCGTGGTGTCGGCCTGCATGAAGATGCTCAACACCCTGGAATCGGCCAAGCTCGATGACAGCGCGCAGTCGAAAGCGCTGATCGCCGAAGGTTTCTCCATCTTCCTGCGCCTGCTGAACCCCGTCGCGCCGCACATCACCCACGTGCTGTGGCAGGAACTGGGCTACGCTGGCGTGCACGGCGACCTGTTGAACGTCGCCTGGCCGCAGGTCGACCCGCAAGCATTGGAACAGTCCGAGATCGAGATGATGATCCAGGTGAACGGCAAGCTGCGCGGCTCGATCACGGTGTCCAAGGATGCGGACAAGGCCAGCATCGAAGCGGCTGCGCTGGCCTGCGAAAGTGTGCAGAAGTACGTCGAGACCACGCCGAAGAAGATCATCGTCGTGCCAGGCAAGTTAATCAGCATCGTGGTGTAA
- a CDS encoding helix-turn-helix domain-containing protein, translating into MIVYQEYPPIPALRPWLDCVWTCRVQTGATPLTHQVLPDNCIDILCQDQQDASFAVGMMTAPIAVVSQSLVQTVAARFKPGAAARFFQLPLCELSDGRTGLQQLWGRELAARLADALWSEPLSNAQRISILQDYLLLRLRTVPPRRQPGAAEHAIAAIERACGQVRVDGLARQLGVSRQHLALQFRQQVGISPKLFARICRFRAASQGLTSLAGQPDWAQVALQFGYFDQSHLIHDFQDFARSSPEAWLMHRHH; encoded by the coding sequence ATGATCGTCTACCAGGAATATCCGCCCATCCCCGCCCTGCGGCCCTGGCTGGACTGCGTCTGGACGTGCCGTGTGCAAACGGGCGCCACGCCCCTGACGCACCAGGTCTTGCCCGACAATTGCATCGACATCCTGTGCCAGGACCAGCAGGATGCCAGCTTTGCCGTCGGCATGATGACGGCGCCGATCGCCGTCGTCAGCCAGAGCCTCGTGCAAACGGTGGCGGCCCGCTTCAAGCCGGGCGCGGCGGCCCGCTTCTTCCAGCTTCCCTTGTGTGAACTCAGCGATGGCCGCACGGGATTGCAGCAGCTGTGGGGCCGCGAACTGGCGGCGCGTCTGGCTGACGCCCTGTGGAGCGAGCCCTTGTCCAATGCGCAAAGAATTTCTATTCTGCAAGACTATCTGCTGCTGCGCCTGCGCACCGTGCCGCCACGGCGCCAACCCGGCGCAGCCGAACATGCCATCGCGGCCATCGAGCGCGCATGCGGCCAGGTGCGCGTGGATGGCCTGGCGCGGCAACTGGGCGTGTCGCGCCAGCACCTGGCGCTGCAATTTCGCCAGCAAGTGGGCATCAGCCCCAAGCTGTTTGCCCGTATCTGCCGCTTTCGCGCAGCCAGCCAAGGGCTGACAAGCCTGGCGGGACAGCCGGACTGGGCGCAAGTCGCCTTGCAATTTGGCTATTTCGACCAGTCGCACCTGATTCACGACTTCCAGGATTTCGCCCGCAGCTCGCCCGAGGCGTGGCTTATGCACCGCCACCATTGA
- a CDS encoding VOC family protein: MMALFFIYQEQNMIKGLRTVTYPVPDLDKAKAWYSQVFNTTPYFDQPFYVGFAIGGFELGLLPDGQPGTQGSVTYWGVDGIEQEVERIVALGGSLHHPITDVGDGIRTVELLDPFGNQIGLIDNPHFDTGKVV; encoded by the coding sequence ATGATGGCGTTATTCTTTATTTACCAGGAGCAGAACATGATCAAGGGCTTGCGCACCGTCACCTATCCCGTCCCCGACCTGGACAAGGCCAAGGCCTGGTACAGCCAGGTATTCAATACCACGCCCTACTTCGACCAGCCGTTCTATGTCGGTTTCGCCATCGGCGGCTTCGAACTGGGCTTGCTGCCTGACGGCCAGCCTGGCACGCAAGGCAGTGTGACGTACTGGGGAGTGGACGGCATCGAGCAGGAAGTCGAGCGCATCGTGGCACTGGGCGGCAGTCTGCACCATCCGATCACGGACGTGGGCGACGGCATCCGCACGGTGGAATTGCTCGATCCGTTCGGCAACCAGATCGGCCTCATCGACAATCCCCATTTCGATACCGGCAAGGTCGTTTAG
- a CDS encoding LysR substrate-binding domain-containing protein, whose product MSRKIPMLQALNCFEAAARHQSYTHAARELSLTQSAVSRQISSLETFLSVQLFQRTRHGVLLTSAGAAYARQIAARLDGLERDTLDTMARQGGGGALQLASVPTFATRWLMPRLSSLAQLHPDIVVHIDAYTKPFMFADTEYDGALYAGTPEQLARWPGTRATLLMHEEIVPVASPRLLAARSAWQPQDLLELTLLQQSTRPGAWRQWFDAMQVEGEGRDGAHYGARYELFSMLAMAAVQGQGVVLLPRMLVEAELARGELRIACERPLRGQRAYYLITPETAHEKTALQQLRAWLQGEAA is encoded by the coding sequence ATGTCACGCAAAATTCCCATGCTGCAAGCCCTGAACTGCTTCGAGGCGGCTGCGCGGCACCAGAGCTACACGCATGCGGCGCGCGAACTGTCGCTGACGCAAAGCGCCGTGTCGCGGCAGATTTCATCCTTGGAAACTTTTCTTAGCGTGCAATTGTTTCAGCGCACGCGCCATGGCGTGTTGCTGACCAGCGCGGGCGCCGCGTATGCGCGACAGATCGCGGCCCGTCTCGACGGCCTGGAGCGCGACACGCTCGACACCATGGCGCGCCAGGGCGGCGGCGGCGCCTTGCAGCTGGCCTCGGTACCCACGTTTGCCACGCGCTGGTTGATGCCGCGGCTGTCTTCGCTGGCGCAGCTGCACCCGGATATCGTCGTGCATATCGACGCGTACACAAAACCGTTCATGTTTGCCGATACGGAATACGACGGCGCCCTGTACGCGGGCACGCCCGAGCAATTGGCGCGCTGGCCCGGGACGCGCGCCACCTTGCTGATGCATGAAGAAATCGTGCCCGTTGCCAGTCCGCGCCTGCTGGCGGCGCGTAGCGCCTGGCAGCCGCAAGATTTGCTGGAACTGACCTTGCTGCAACAAAGTACGCGCCCGGGCGCCTGGCGCCAGTGGTTTGACGCCATGCAGGTCGAGGGAGAGGGGCGCGATGGAGCGCACTATGGCGCCCGTTATGAACTGTTTTCCATGCTGGCCATGGCGGCCGTGCAGGGGCAGGGCGTGGTCTTGCTGCCCCGCATGCTGGTTGAAGCGGAGCTGGCGCGTGGCGAATTGCGCATCGCATGCGAGCGCCCACTGCGCGGCCAGCGGGCGTATTACCTGATCACGCCTGAAACGGCGCATGAAAAGACGGCCTTGCAGCAATTGCGCGCATGGCTGCAGGGTGAAGCCGCCTAA